A single region of the Paraburkholderia sprentiae WSM5005 genome encodes:
- a CDS encoding McrC family protein has product MTYGFEAFRYVNGHTLAAQQYVGVFQFGPHTIEVLPKVGGGDDHNVRRNLVAMLMLALDLDVAEGETAHVAAQKHGILEILIRLFCDKLFAQVHRGLVRRYEPREENLPVLRGRLAVAEQLRRNAGNPERLFCRFDEFQEDNALNVVLKAAVRLLLGVAQTLENQRKLTELLLVFEGVADCQRGVLPWHRVAFDRLSDRYKACFKLAELFLKNEPPDVGGGRRVAFSLFFDMNTLFEEYIGRKAMRVFRRHGIAGTLQGPQKYVAFDGGTGRDTFLMKPDVVGSRNGCAEWILDTKWKELSPDEARDGVAQSDLYQMYAYSSCYGCPDVVLLYPHHESLGTVAGVRRTYSLNPWAKNPGVGEARRVKVATIDLADLATVAEQLERIIFSAEREGASTPMAKEGATAETAFGRADLVPLANVPLLSDCVS; this is encoded by the coding sequence GTGACGTACGGATTCGAGGCTTTCAGGTACGTCAATGGCCATACTCTCGCCGCACAGCAGTATGTCGGAGTCTTTCAATTTGGGCCGCACACTATCGAGGTACTTCCGAAGGTGGGTGGTGGCGACGACCATAATGTTCGGCGCAATCTCGTAGCTATGTTGATGCTTGCGCTCGACCTCGACGTTGCGGAAGGCGAGACTGCGCACGTCGCGGCCCAGAAGCACGGCATTCTCGAGATTCTCATCCGGCTATTCTGTGACAAGCTCTTCGCCCAGGTGCATCGTGGTCTTGTCAGGCGTTATGAACCACGCGAGGAGAATCTTCCTGTGCTTCGCGGACGTCTGGCTGTTGCTGAGCAGCTTCGGCGCAATGCCGGCAATCCGGAGCGGCTATTCTGCCGCTTCGACGAGTTTCAAGAAGACAATGCTCTTAATGTCGTGTTGAAGGCGGCGGTTCGGCTGCTTCTCGGAGTGGCGCAAACGCTTGAAAACCAAAGGAAGTTGACGGAACTGCTGCTCGTTTTTGAGGGCGTCGCAGACTGCCAACGCGGCGTTCTGCCGTGGCATCGCGTCGCCTTCGACCGCCTCAGCGACCGTTATAAGGCCTGTTTCAAGCTCGCTGAGCTGTTCTTGAAAAATGAGCCACCTGATGTCGGTGGTGGTAGGCGTGTGGCCTTCTCGCTGTTTTTCGATATGAACACGCTTTTCGAGGAATATATCGGGAGGAAGGCGATGCGCGTATTTCGACGTCACGGAATCGCTGGCACGTTGCAGGGGCCACAGAAATATGTCGCGTTCGATGGGGGCACAGGGCGGGACACGTTCCTCATGAAGCCCGACGTGGTAGGTTCGCGTAATGGCTGCGCTGAATGGATTCTGGATACTAAATGGAAGGAACTCTCGCCCGACGAGGCGAGGGACGGTGTTGCCCAGTCAGACCTTTACCAGATGTACGCATACAGCAGTTGCTACGGATGTCCCGACGTTGTGCTTCTGTATCCGCACCACGAATCATTGGGCACGGTTGCAGGTGTGCGAAGGACTTACTCTTTAAATCCGTGGGCAAAAAACCCCGGTGTTGGGGAAGCGCGGCGTGTCAAGGTTGCGACGATAGATTTGGCTGACTTAGCGACAGTTGCCGAGCAACTCGAACGCATTATCTTCAGTGCCGAACGAGAGGGCGCATCGACGCCGATGGCAAAGGAAGGGGCGACCGCCGAAACGGCATTTGGACGTGCGGATTTGGTTCCCTTGGCGAACGTCCCCCTTTTATCAGACTGCGTAAGCTGA
- a CDS encoding AAA family ATPase, protein MKQNVNDANAVWEAFLARWPLERLYSLTLEEYSRVKGEKAEADSFTYWIDTKTDGLGSIGRGSSFKFGIYHRSDNEEKIQAKGRIYGDEYGWRERYGKTPVEAFKKVHDEVVKVAKAARAGQLDVVEDALLAPAFKWKIAFLYQDRKNPTIVPIFKIEVLRALADEKDKKYPDLYLRLLQERDNEDLVSYGQKLWRKALGERLKTEDALMFLKERFSLIKEPVQYMAGFKTEAGRQLGLVLRGATVSIFMEPGNWDALAPGASVRESYAKNQPRISSLKANAPKLWVEFPAQKIDVPSMAVLSLLCDAYDSDASDMGISEEQTMSEMKASAVNSYPSPNKILYGPPGTGKTYSTAKLAVEICDGHADMAREDLMARYEELRRDGRVCFVTFHQSYGYEDFVEGLRPELRDGQVSYRVRPGVFREICDAARLNTLIKPGLSGKPLKDRAVYKMSLGVAGTTEGQEVFQECIEKGYVLLGWGENVDFSECGTDEAIRKKITDDRPDIDRPESQARYIRVFKSELQIGDIIVVSQGNRSFRAIGEVTGNYEFLEAPVAGSFHQMRPVRWLAVLDANRAVDEIYDRNFVQSSLYRLDEDGLKLHVLDELLRRHKSVAQPYVLVVDEINRANLSKVFGELITLLEPDKREGSPNCLTVKLPYSGDEFRVPANLYVVGTMNTADRSIALLDTALRRRFEFEELQPDYAALSSERVEGVVDLRALLRAMNERIEYLYDRDHTIGHAYFVTVKTLADLERVFRRKVIPLLQEYFYEDWSKVRLVLNDEGEFITSNTEVPKGLERLADGHDVKPRYGVKAEAFSADAYLNIYQ, encoded by the coding sequence ATGAAACAGAACGTCAATGATGCGAATGCGGTATGGGAAGCCTTCCTTGCACGCTGGCCGCTCGAGCGGCTCTACAGTCTTACGCTGGAGGAATACTCGCGGGTTAAAGGGGAAAAAGCAGAGGCGGACTCGTTTACCTATTGGATTGACACAAAGACTGACGGTCTCGGCTCCATCGGGCGGGGCTCATCCTTCAAGTTCGGCATTTATCATAGAAGCGATAATGAGGAAAAAATTCAGGCTAAGGGCCGCATCTATGGTGATGAATACGGTTGGCGCGAACGATACGGAAAAACACCGGTCGAGGCATTTAAAAAAGTGCATGATGAGGTAGTGAAGGTCGCGAAAGCGGCCAGAGCGGGACAACTGGACGTGGTAGAGGACGCTCTGCTCGCCCCAGCATTTAAATGGAAGATTGCGTTTCTCTACCAGGACCGTAAGAATCCGACCATCGTTCCCATTTTCAAAATCGAAGTGCTTCGCGCGCTGGCTGACGAAAAGGACAAGAAGTACCCGGACCTCTATCTTCGACTTTTGCAAGAGAGGGACAACGAAGACCTGGTCTCCTATGGCCAGAAGCTCTGGAGGAAAGCACTGGGCGAGCGCCTTAAAACTGAAGATGCACTTATGTTCCTCAAGGAGCGATTTTCCCTCATTAAAGAACCCGTGCAATACATGGCAGGGTTCAAAACTGAAGCGGGACGTCAACTCGGGCTGGTTTTGCGCGGAGCTACCGTAAGCATTTTTATGGAGCCGGGCAATTGGGATGCGTTAGCGCCCGGCGCGAGCGTTAGAGAGAGCTACGCCAAAAATCAGCCCCGGATAAGCAGTCTTAAGGCAAACGCGCCAAAACTGTGGGTGGAATTCCCTGCACAGAAAATTGACGTGCCGTCGATGGCCGTCCTTTCGTTGCTGTGCGACGCCTACGACAGCGACGCTTCCGACATGGGTATATCAGAGGAACAAACTATGAGTGAAATGAAAGCGAGCGCTGTTAACAGCTATCCAAGCCCCAACAAGATTCTTTACGGACCTCCCGGCACTGGAAAGACCTACAGCACTGCCAAGCTTGCCGTTGAAATTTGCGATGGCCATGCTGATATGGCGCGCGAAGACCTCATGGCTCGCTATGAAGAACTGCGTCGGGATGGGCGCGTCTGTTTCGTGACGTTCCACCAGTCTTACGGATACGAGGACTTCGTGGAAGGGCTGCGGCCCGAACTCAGGGACGGCCAAGTATCATATCGGGTGCGTCCCGGTGTTTTTCGGGAAATATGCGATGCGGCGCGGCTTAACACGCTGATTAAACCGGGACTAAGCGGAAAGCCGCTCAAGGACCGGGCGGTGTACAAGATGTCGTTGGGCGTTGCCGGGACTACCGAAGGGCAAGAAGTATTTCAGGAGTGTATTGAAAAGGGCTATGTATTGCTTGGTTGGGGCGAGAATGTCGATTTTTCCGAGTGCGGTACGGACGAGGCGATTCGCAAGAAGATTACAGACGACCGGCCGGACATCGATAGACCGGAGTCGCAAGCACGTTACATTCGCGTCTTCAAGAGCGAACTGCAAATCGGCGATATCATCGTCGTTTCCCAAGGCAACCGGTCTTTCCGCGCGATAGGCGAAGTGACCGGCAATTACGAGTTCCTCGAGGCTCCAGTCGCAGGTTCATTCCACCAGATGCGCCCTGTCCGCTGGCTGGCTGTTCTCGACGCGAACCGGGCAGTTGATGAAATTTACGACCGCAACTTTGTCCAATCTTCCCTCTACAGACTCGACGAAGACGGGTTGAAACTGCATGTTCTTGATGAACTGTTGAGGCGGCATAAATCCGTCGCACAACCCTATGTGTTGGTTGTGGACGAAATCAACCGTGCAAACCTATCCAAGGTATTCGGCGAGCTTATTACGCTGTTGGAACCGGACAAACGCGAAGGCTCCCCAAACTGTCTGACCGTAAAGTTGCCGTACTCCGGAGACGAATTCAGGGTCCCAGCGAACCTTTATGTTGTGGGTACCATGAATACAGCAGACCGGTCTATTGCGCTCCTGGATACCGCGCTAAGACGCCGGTTCGAATTCGAGGAACTTCAACCGGACTATGCCGCGTTGTCCTCGGAGCGCGTCGAAGGTGTTGTTGACCTGCGAGCGCTGCTTCGGGCAATGAATGAGCGCATCGAATATTTATACGACCGTGACCACACTATCGGCCACGCATACTTTGTGACGGTAAAGACTCTCGCCGACTTGGAACGCGTGTTCAGGAGGAAAGTGATTCCGTTGCTCCAAGAATACTTCTACGAGGACTGGTCGAAGGTTCGTCTCGTCTTGAATGATGAAGGCGAGTTCATTACATCTAACACTGAAGTCCCCAAGGGGCTGGAAAGGCTAGCGGATGGCCATGATGTGAAGCCTCGCTACGGGGTCAAGGCGGAAGCGTTCTCTGCCGACGCTTACCTCAACATTTACCAGTAA